The Myxococcota bacterium genome has a segment encoding these proteins:
- a CDS encoding nitronate monooxygenase, translated as MPKPAPPPSASGALPPPPPLRTRVSELLGVDYPIVQAPMGWIARARLASAVSNAGGLGIIETSSGELDAVRDEIRKMRALTEKPFGVNIAQLFVRDPDIVDFVVDNGVRFVTTSAGDPTRYTEKLKKAGLVVFHVVPTLRAALKAVAAGVDGLVVEGGEGGGFKNPRDVASMVLLPLVCSRVDVPVIAAGGMLDGRTMAAAFALGAEGVQMGTRMVAAAESPVHDNYKNAIATAAETDTVFVNRFGRPGLRALRTRMSEELERRESVDLGVLGRVRDVYFGGDMEAAIALAGQVAGRIDGVASVRDIVHGCVRELRERAAAVEALARA; from the coding sequence ATGCCGAAGCCCGCGCCGCCGCCTTCCGCGTCCGGCGCGCTCCCGCCGCCCCCGCCCTTGCGAACGCGCGTGAGCGAGCTGCTCGGCGTCGACTACCCGATCGTGCAGGCGCCGATGGGCTGGATCGCGCGCGCCCGGCTCGCTTCGGCGGTCTCGAACGCGGGCGGGCTCGGCATCATCGAGACCTCGTCGGGTGAGCTCGACGCCGTCCGCGACGAGATCCGCAAGATGCGCGCGCTCACCGAGAAGCCGTTCGGCGTCAACATCGCGCAGCTCTTCGTGCGCGATCCGGACATCGTCGATTTCGTCGTCGACAACGGCGTGCGCTTCGTGACGACGTCGGCGGGCGACCCGACCCGCTACACCGAGAAGCTCAAGAAGGCCGGGCTCGTCGTCTTCCACGTGGTCCCGACGCTGCGCGCCGCACTGAAGGCCGTGGCCGCGGGCGTCGACGGCCTCGTCGTCGAGGGCGGGGAGGGCGGCGGCTTCAAGAACCCGCGCGACGTGGCCTCGATGGTGCTGCTCCCGCTCGTCTGCTCGCGCGTCGACGTCCCGGTGATCGCGGCCGGCGGCATGCTCGACGGCCGCACGATGGCGGCGGCCTTCGCGCTCGGCGCCGAAGGCGTGCAGATGGGGACGCGCATGGTGGCGGCCGCCGAGTCGCCCGTGCACGACAACTACAAGAACGCGATCGCGACCGCGGCCGAGACCGACACGGTGTTCGTCAACCGCTTCGGCCGGCCGGGCCTGCGCGCATTGCGCACGCGCATGAGCGAGGAGCTCGAGCGCCGCGAGTCGGTCGACCTCGGCGTGCTCGGACGGGTGCGCGACGTCTACTTCGGCGGCGACATGGAGGCGGCCATCGCGCTCGCGGGTCAGGTGGCGGGGCGCATCGACGGCGTCGCCAGCGTGCGCGACATCGTGCACGGCTGCGTGCGCGAGCTTCGCGAGCGCGCCGCGGCGGTCGAGGCGCTCGCGCGCGCGTGA
- a CDS encoding metallophosphoesterase: MTRGGSARRAARAASCAVAVLAVAAPALGGPLPPARGVVFVDVDRDGARDDGEPGAARVVVQRGAVLAFTDDDGRYALPAAAADDGPVFVTRPSGFDCARWYREGGGDFALVARDAARASGVFVHLSDAHVTDRASDLARLAVPAPIAAMPRWLAGQAMLLLLRGQHGAGVTSGAIADALVRAEYGDGARRSASAATTVGSWVHRLAALGDGASGDAEGEGAPPGIDPVRDFRASLREIARLAPDFVVSTGDLVLESNEVDGETAGRWLDFYLRETRATGLAFHETIGNNEIVGIGLDPVDPAAPGFGKAAFRARFGPTAYAFDRGELHFVALDTHRARSASGDDWSFTAMEPRVRAWLSADLAAHAGSAIVVLNHEPFASDPSWPLALRLAPTVEDADWIGRAGVAYTLTGHLHASGSSVDAHEHGSVRATQHVSTGALSGARWVFPADAAPRGYRLVQMRGRELYSAWKRTGEPLVAFVSPPDRAAFATRPPAADPAAIVVVAADRAGPFAAVELWRGEERVALEAWSPYFFAARDPATGATGATGAAEATRGGDGSGAGLRVVARRANGEVVARELAPAR; this comes from the coding sequence GTGACGCGGGGGGGAAGCGCGCGGCGCGCGGCGCGCGCGGCGTCGTGCGCCGTCGCGGTGCTCGCGGTCGCCGCCCCGGCCCTCGGCGGGCCTCTGCCGCCCGCGCGCGGCGTCGTCTTCGTCGACGTCGATCGCGACGGCGCGCGCGACGACGGCGAGCCGGGCGCGGCGCGCGTCGTCGTCCAGCGCGGAGCGGTGCTCGCCTTCACCGACGACGACGGGCGCTATGCGCTACCCGCGGCCGCGGCCGACGACGGGCCCGTCTTCGTGACGCGGCCGTCGGGGTTCGACTGCGCGCGCTGGTACCGGGAGGGCGGCGGCGACTTCGCGCTCGTCGCGCGCGACGCGGCGCGCGCGAGCGGCGTGTTCGTGCACCTCTCCGACGCGCACGTCACGGACCGCGCGAGCGATCTCGCGCGGCTCGCGGTGCCGGCGCCGATCGCCGCGATGCCGCGCTGGCTCGCGGGACAGGCGATGCTGCTGCTCCTGCGCGGGCAGCACGGCGCGGGCGTCACGAGCGGCGCCATCGCCGATGCCCTGGTGCGCGCGGAGTACGGCGACGGCGCGCGGCGGAGCGCGTCGGCCGCGACGACCGTCGGCAGCTGGGTGCATCGGCTCGCCGCGCTCGGCGACGGCGCGAGCGGCGACGCCGAGGGCGAGGGCGCGCCGCCCGGCATCGACCCCGTGCGCGACTTCCGCGCCTCGCTCCGCGAGATCGCGCGGCTCGCTCCCGACTTCGTGGTGAGCACGGGCGACCTCGTGCTCGAGAGCAACGAGGTCGACGGCGAGACGGCCGGGCGCTGGCTCGACTTCTACCTGCGCGAGACGCGCGCGACCGGGCTCGCCTTCCACGAGACGATCGGCAACAACGAGATCGTGGGCATCGGCCTCGACCCGGTCGACCCGGCCGCGCCCGGGTTCGGCAAGGCGGCGTTCCGCGCGCGCTTCGGCCCGACGGCCTACGCCTTCGATCGCGGCGAGCTCCACTTCGTCGCGCTCGACACGCATCGCGCGCGGAGCGCGAGCGGCGACGACTGGAGCTTCACGGCGATGGAGCCGCGCGTGCGCGCGTGGCTGTCGGCCGACCTCGCCGCGCACGCGGGGAGCGCGATCGTCGTCCTGAACCACGAGCCCTTCGCGAGCGATCCGTCGTGGCCGCTCGCACTGCGCCTCGCTCCGACCGTGGAGGACGCCGACTGGATCGGGCGCGCGGGTGTCGCGTACACGCTCACCGGCCACCTGCACGCGAGCGGCTCGTCCGTCGACGCGCACGAGCACGGCTCCGTGCGCGCGACGCAGCACGTCTCGACGGGCGCGCTCTCGGGCGCGCGCTGGGTGTTCCCGGCCGACGCGGCGCCGCGCGGCTACCGCCTCGTGCAGATGCGCGGCCGCGAGCTCTACTCCGCCTGGAAACGCACCGGAGAGCCGCTCGTCGCCTTCGTGTCGCCGCCCGATCGCGCGGCCTTCGCGACGCGGCCGCCGGCTGCCGACCCTGCTGCGATCGTCGTCGTCGCGGCCGACCGCGCCGGCCCCTTCGCCGCGGTCGAGCTGTGGCGCGGCGAGGAGCGCGTCGCGCTCGAGGCCTGGAGCCCGTACTTCTTCGCCGCGCGCGACCCGGCGACGGGCGCGACGGGCGCGACGGGCGCCGCGGAGGCGACGCGCGGCGGCGACGGGAGCGGAGCCGGCCTGCGCGTCGTCGCGCGGCGCGCGAACGGCGAGGTCGTCGCGCGCGAGCTCGCTCCCGCGCGGTAG
- a CDS encoding YciI family protein: protein MPLYCYVGHDGADGAARRPEARPRHVDHLAHLDVRFAGPLLDDEGRPRGSLIVFEAAGFDEARRIAHADPYLALGVFDRVDVYATQQVLPAPA, encoded by the coding sequence ATGCCGCTCTACTGCTACGTGGGACACGACGGCGCGGACGGCGCCGCGCGCCGCCCGGAGGCGCGCCCGCGTCACGTCGACCACCTCGCGCACCTCGACGTGCGGTTCGCCGGGCCGCTGCTCGACGACGAGGGGCGGCCGCGCGGCAGCCTGATCGTGTTCGAGGCGGCGGGCTTCGACGAGGCGCGACGCATCGCGCACGCCGACCCGTACCTCGCGCTCGGCGTGTTCGACCGCGTCGACGTCTACGCGACGCAGCAGGTGCTGCCGGCGCCCGCCTAG